One region of Gilliamella sp. ESL0405 genomic DNA includes:
- the rimP gene encoding ribosome maturation factor RimP, with amino-acid sequence MANIEQQLTDIIQEPVNALGFELVGIEYIRGRYPVLRVYIDSENGITVDDCADVSRQISAVLDVEDPIKDAYNLEVSSPGMDRPLFTIEHYQRFIGEEITVSLRIAVANRRKWKGRIKSIENEMITLTVDGSDEVFAFSNIQKANIVPNFNLK; translated from the coding sequence TTGGCTAATATAGAACAGCAATTGACCGATATCATTCAAGAACCAGTCAATGCACTTGGTTTTGAACTGGTCGGTATTGAATACATTCGTGGCCGTTACCCAGTGTTACGAGTTTATATTGATAGTGAAAATGGTATTACTGTTGATGATTGTGCTGATGTTAGTCGACAAATTAGCGCAGTACTTGATGTCGAAGATCCTATCAAAGATGCCTACAATCTTGAAGTGTCATCGCCGGGTATGGATAGACCACTGTTTACAATTGAACATTATCAACGTTTTATCGGCGAAGAAATCACGGTTAGTTTGCGTATTGCAGTTGCAAATCGTCGTAAGTGGAAAGGACGAATTAAGTCTATCGAAAATGAAATGATTACATTGACCGTGGATGGTAGTGATGAAGTATTTGCTTTTAGTAATATTCAAAAAGCAAATATTGTACCGAATTTTAACCTTAAATAG
- the trpA gene encoding tryptophan synthase subunit alpha: MNRYQKLFDKLKQDKRGAFVPFVPVGDPNPELSLKIIQTLIDAGADALELGIPFSDPMADGPTIQNANIRAFHGGITVDKCFAILTQIRKDNADIPIGLLIYANLVFKQGIDNFYAKCAQAGVDSVLIADLPVEYASEFTQYAEKHGIAPIFICPPNADDEVMKKIAQQGKGYTYLVSRAGVTGTENRANKPLTHLLKKLVEFNAPPAIQGFGISDPNQVSEAIQSGAAGAIAGSATVKLIEKNLDNPEKMLDELAHFVKSMKMATAQ, from the coding sequence ATGAACCGTTATCAAAAACTATTTGATAAATTAAAACAAGATAAAAGAGGTGCATTTGTTCCTTTTGTGCCAGTTGGTGATCCTAATCCTGAGCTTTCATTAAAAATTATACAGACTCTAATCGATGCCGGCGCGGATGCGTTGGAGCTAGGAATACCATTTTCTGATCCTATGGCCGATGGACCAACCATTCAAAATGCCAATATTCGGGCTTTTCATGGTGGAATCACTGTGGATAAATGTTTTGCTATATTAACTCAAATCAGAAAAGATAATGCCGATATTCCTATCGGACTATTGATTTATGCAAATTTAGTTTTCAAACAAGGCATTGATAACTTCTATGCCAAATGCGCCCAAGCAGGTGTCGACTCAGTTTTAATTGCTGATTTACCGGTGGAATATGCTTCAGAATTCACTCAGTATGCAGAAAAACATGGCATTGCCCCAATATTTATCTGTCCACCGAATGCTGATGATGAAGTCATGAAAAAAATTGCCCAACAAGGTAAGGGTTATACTTATTTAGTGTCTCGTGCTGGTGTGACCGGCACAGAAAACAGAGCCAATAAACCGCTCACCCATTTATTAAAAAAATTGGTTGAATTTAATGCACCGCCGGCTATACAAGGATTTGGTATCTCCGATCCTAATCAAGTAAGCGAAGCGATTCAATCCGGTGCAGCAGGCGCCATTGCCGGCTCAGCTACTGTAAAACTAATTGAGAAAAATTTAGATAATCCTGAAAAAATGCTTGATGAGTTAGCCCACTTTGTTAAAAGTATGAAAATGGCAACCGCTCAGTAG
- the nusA gene encoding transcription termination factor NusA: MNKEILAVVEAVSNEKALTRDKIFEALETALATATKKKHAVDIDVVVKIDHKTGDYDTFRRWQVVNEVTQPTKEMTLEAAQYEDPTVQVGDYVQEQIESVAFDRITTQTAKQVIVQKVREAERAMVIDMFRNRIGDIVTGIVKKTNRDSVILDLGNNADAMMSRHDMLPRENFRIGDRVRGILYLVEQDNKPAQLCVSRSNPQMMEELFRIEVPEIGEEMIDIKGVARDPGSRAKIAVSSNDRRIDPVGACVGMRGARVQAVSNEFGGERIDIVLWDDNPAQYVINAMAPADVVSIVVDEDKHTMDVAVNADTLPQAIGRNGQNIRLASQLTGWTLNVMSTEDLQEKHHAESFAAISNLMKHLDIDEGLAQLLVEEGFTSLEELAYVPVDELLEIEELDEELVEALRNRAKDALTTIALAHSGDKRPAQDLLDLSGMTQELAYQLAQHDVITLEDLAEQGTDDLADIEGLTSKQAGDFIMAARNICWFANE; encoded by the coding sequence ATGAATAAAGAAATTTTAGCTGTTGTTGAAGCGGTATCAAATGAAAAAGCACTAACGCGAGATAAAATTTTTGAAGCGCTAGAGACAGCATTAGCGACAGCAACCAAAAAGAAACATGCGGTAGATATTGATGTTGTTGTTAAAATTGATCACAAAACAGGTGATTATGACACGTTTCGCCGTTGGCAAGTGGTTAATGAAGTCACACAACCGACTAAAGAAATGACACTCGAAGCTGCGCAGTATGAAGACCCAACAGTGCAAGTTGGTGACTATGTGCAGGAACAAATTGAGTCTGTAGCATTTGACCGTATAACAACGCAAACGGCTAAACAAGTCATCGTACAAAAAGTCCGTGAAGCTGAACGTGCAATGGTAATTGACATGTTCAGAAATCGAATTGGTGATATTGTTACAGGTATAGTTAAAAAGACAAATCGCGATAGCGTTATTCTTGATTTAGGTAACAATGCTGATGCTATGATGTCACGTCATGATATGTTACCACGTGAAAATTTCCGAATTGGTGACCGTGTTCGAGGTATTTTATATCTTGTTGAACAAGATAATAAGCCAGCCCAACTATGTGTGAGCCGTTCTAATCCTCAAATGATGGAAGAACTTTTCCGCATCGAAGTGCCAGAAATTGGCGAAGAGATGATCGATATTAAAGGTGTGGCACGTGATCCTGGTTCGCGCGCTAAAATCGCTGTTAGCAGCAATGATCGCCGTATCGATCCGGTTGGTGCTTGTGTTGGGATGCGTGGTGCACGTGTTCAAGCGGTATCAAATGAGTTTGGTGGTGAGCGTATCGATATCGTTTTATGGGATGATAACCCGGCACAGTATGTCATTAATGCTATGGCACCTGCTGATGTTGTGTCTATCGTTGTTGATGAAGATAAACATACCATGGATGTTGCAGTTAATGCTGATACATTACCTCAAGCCATTGGTCGTAATGGTCAAAACATTCGTTTAGCTTCACAACTTACCGGTTGGACATTAAATGTGATGAGCACCGAAGATTTGCAAGAAAAACATCATGCAGAATCGTTTGCCGCTATCAGTAATTTAATGAAACATTTAGATATTGACGAAGGTTTAGCCCAACTTTTAGTAGAAGAAGGCTTTACCTCGTTAGAAGAACTTGCTTATGTGCCAGTTGATGAGTTACTTGAAATTGAAGAACTTGATGAAGAGCTGGTTGAAGCATTAAGAAACCGAGCAAAAGATGCACTAACAACTATTGCGCTTGCTCATAGTGGTGATAAAAGACCTGCTCAAGATTTATTAGATCTATCAGGTATGACACAAGAATTAGCCTATCAATTAGCCCAACATGATGTTATTACGTTGGAAGATTTAGCTGAACAAGGTACAGATGATCTTGCTGATATTGAAGGTTTAACAAGCAAACAAGCTGGCGATTTTATTATGGCTGCACGTAATATTTGTTGGTTTGCAAATGAATAA
- the rbfA gene encoding 30S ribosome-binding factor RbfA, with translation MAKTFNRSSRVGHELQKEIAIILQREIKDPRLGMVTVSGVDISRDLSYAKIFVTFLNDDDPQVIEQGLKVLNDAKGYIRSLIGKAMRLRIIPEIKFFYDESLVKGMQMSNLVSDVIKQDNERHKD, from the coding sequence ATGGCAAAAACTTTTAATCGCTCATCTCGGGTAGGACATGAATTGCAAAAAGAGATTGCAATTATTCTTCAACGAGAAATCAAAGATCCTCGTTTAGGTATGGTAACTGTATCTGGCGTAGATATCTCTCGTGATCTCTCCTATGCTAAGATTTTTGTGACTTTTTTGAATGATGACGATCCGCAGGTTATTGAGCAAGGTTTAAAGGTTCTAAATGATGCTAAAGGATACATTCGGTCATTAATTGGCAAAGCAATGCGTTTACGAATTATTCCTGAGATTAAGTTTTTTTATGATGAATCACTTGTTAAAGGTATGCAGATGTCGAATTTGGTATCTGATGTGATCAAACAAGACAATGAACGTCATAAAGATTAA
- a CDS encoding LacI family DNA-binding transcriptional regulator, translating into MSKVTLSAIAKKASLSIASVSRVLRTPSITSAQTQSRVYQAIEELNIDASNRITAQTTEIKSNKILILDNQLISKSLINFGLESLLQKENYQLEYLRFSYYGKADIYHLVQYITQHAFAGIIIINDAPYLEILYPFKKALPPIIFINHFVRDFSCVYFDHLMIGYQLTQYLINHYHKKIAILVNDKNKFNTSLLLQGYQQALYRGNISFDPNYLIQDCFTYEHGRLAIKSLLNSTNPPTAIICDDMLSLNYLDKKYIHNQNYLSNYRAVFGALHQAKESQSQLAKPLAITYISHFKELQYNELDTLSRINKPLLKMGEKAALLMCETIKKNIASPQQCHIIDTEKIFIH; encoded by the coding sequence ATGTCCAAAGTCACTTTATCGGCTATTGCTAAAAAAGCGAGTCTATCGATTGCTTCTGTTTCTCGAGTTTTAAGAACGCCGAGCATCACATCAGCTCAGACACAATCACGAGTTTACCAAGCAATAGAAGAGTTAAATATTGATGCATCTAACCGCATTACCGCTCAAACAACTGAGATTAAAAGTAATAAAATACTCATACTTGATAACCAGCTTATCAGTAAAAGTTTAATAAATTTTGGCTTAGAAAGCCTATTACAAAAAGAAAATTACCAACTTGAGTATTTAAGATTTTCTTATTATGGTAAGGCAGATATTTATCACTTAGTACAATATATAACTCAACACGCGTTTGCCGGGATTATTATTATTAATGATGCACCCTATTTAGAAATTTTATATCCATTTAAAAAAGCGTTACCACCCATAATTTTCATTAACCACTTTGTCCGTGATTTTTCATGTGTTTACTTTGATCATTTAATGATAGGTTATCAGCTCACCCAATATTTGATTAATCATTATCATAAAAAAATCGCTATTTTAGTTAATGATAAAAACAAATTTAATACAAGTTTACTTTTACAAGGCTATCAACAGGCTTTATATCGAGGTAACATCTCATTTGATCCTAATTATCTGATTCAAGACTGTTTTACCTATGAACACGGCCGATTAGCGATAAAGTCATTGCTTAACAGTACCAATCCGCCTACTGCTATTATTTGTGATGATATGCTCAGTCTGAACTATCTGGATAAAAAATATATTCATAACCAAAATTATCTATCAAATTATCGTGCCGTTTTTGGCGCATTACATCAAGCAAAGGAGAGCCAATCTCAATTGGCAAAACCTTTGGCTATAACTTATATAAGTCATTTTAAAGAGTTGCAATATAATGAATTAGATACATTAAGTAGAATCAATAAACCATTATTGAAAATGGGCGAAAAAGCTGCGTTGCTAATGTGTGAAACTATCAAAAAAAATATAGCATCACCGCAGCAATGCCATATTATTGATACCGAAAAAATATTTATACACTAA
- a CDS encoding aspartate-semialdehyde dehydrogenase, with the protein MSAWNIAIVGATGQVGSALIALLQQRSSQNNSFEIENLYVVGSDNSAGEIIRFAGKNLTVIDSAQMDFSQCHFAFFVAGSKTSEKYAQIAAESGCIVIDASGYFAQQDHIPLVVPKVNNSVLTEYRNENIVAVASATVCQLLRCVASLTEIELLTNLHATSFIPASLYGKPGVDELAGQSARLLNGMPVDNELFDKQLAFNLLPVSHEHQDLMLGEKTQVDQIRKVLSNYDLPVSIESVIVPVFYGLAQAINVSSSLPIELDVARFNEFGVEVQEDNLPTPVTEVSPESEDHLAIKIANLRHSYGHYEQIQFWSVADNVRYLGALMLIETLEILINDYL; encoded by the coding sequence ATGTCTGCATGGAACATTGCCATTGTTGGGGCGACAGGACAAGTTGGTTCTGCGCTAATAGCGTTACTACAACAACGTAGTAGCCAAAACAATAGTTTTGAAATTGAAAATCTTTATGTCGTCGGTAGCGATAATAGCGCTGGCGAAATTATCCGTTTTGCGGGTAAAAATCTAACGGTTATTGATAGTGCGCAAATGGACTTTAGCCAATGCCATTTTGCCTTTTTTGTGGCTGGTAGTAAAACCAGTGAAAAATATGCACAAATTGCAGCAGAGTCAGGCTGTATAGTTATTGATGCCAGTGGTTATTTTGCTCAGCAAGATCATATTCCATTAGTGGTACCTAAAGTTAATAATAGTGTGTTAACTGAATACCGTAATGAAAATATTGTTGCTGTTGCCAGTGCAACAGTATGCCAACTTTTACGCTGCGTAGCATCGTTAACTGAGATTGAATTATTGACCAATCTGCATGCGACCAGTTTTATTCCTGCTTCGCTTTATGGTAAACCAGGTGTCGATGAACTTGCCGGACAAAGTGCTCGTTTGTTAAATGGTATGCCAGTTGATAATGAGTTATTTGACAAGCAACTCGCTTTCAATTTATTGCCTGTATCGCATGAGCATCAGGATTTAATGTTAGGTGAGAAAACACAAGTTGATCAAATTCGTAAAGTACTGAGTAACTATGATTTACCTGTTTCGATTGAGTCAGTTATCGTGCCAGTGTTTTATGGATTAGCACAAGCGATTAACGTTTCAAGCAGTTTACCTATTGAGTTAGATGTCGCTCGTTTTAATGAGTTTGGTGTAGAAGTGCAAGAAGATAATTTACCTACGCCAGTAACTGAGGTCAGTCCGGAATCTGAAGATCATTTGGCGATTAAAATTGCAAACTTAAGGCATAGCTACGGTCATTATGAACAAATTCAATTTTGGTCTGTGGCCGATAATGTACGTTATTTAGGTGCATTAATGCTAATTGAGACGCTTGAGATACTAATTAATGACTATCTCTAA
- the infB gene encoding translation initiation factor IF-2, whose translation MTKVSIETLAQEINTPVQTLLQQFADAGMKKTASDTVTQKEKEALLAHLNPQQGPTKLTLQRKTHSTLNVSSGGGKSKEIKVEVRKKRTFVKRDPAELAAEQEKARLEAEQKAKQEAELKARKEAEEKEKLAAQEAKKREEAEAKKRSQEQKAKVAQEQPIDPKVKKAQEEKARLEAEANEIKRKAEEENRRKLEEEAKRMAEEARKLAEQYSDVEESDNGDEEDYHVTTSKYARAAEDDTDREVESARGRGRNTKQTKQKKGSKLSEGKAEREEARAVTRGNNKKKGKSTLQQGFNKPVQAVNRDVIIGETITVAELANKMAVKGSEVIKTMMKMGAMATINQVIDQETAQLVAEEMGHKVVLRRENELEESLMSDRDTGAEKVSRAPVVTIMGHVDHGKTSLLDYIRKAKVASGEAGGITQHIGAYHVKTANGEITFLDTPGHAAFTSMRARGAKATDIVVLVVAADDGVMPQTIEAIQHAKAANVPIVVAVNKIDKPEADPERVKGELAQYGVMSEDWGGDTQFVHVSAKAGTGIDQLLEAILLQAEVLELTAYESGMASGVVIESFLDKGRGSVATVLVQSGTLRKGDIVLCGFEYGRIRAMRNELGKEVTEAGPSIPVEILGLSGVPSAGDEATVVRDEKKAREVALYRQGKFRDVKLARQQKAKLENMFTNMTEGDVSELNIVLKADVQGSVEAISDSLLKLSTDEVKVKIIGSGVGGITETDASLAAASNAIILGFNVRADASARKVVESENLDLRYYSVIYDLIDEVKQAMSGMLAPEYKQEIIGLAEVRDVFKSPKFGAIAGCMVTEGVVKRHNPIRVLRDNVVIYEGELESLRRFKDDVNEVRNGMECGIGVRNYNDVRVGDTIEVFETIEIKRTI comes from the coding sequence ATGACCAAAGTATCAATCGAAACACTGGCTCAAGAAATAAATACTCCAGTGCAAACACTTTTGCAACAGTTTGCCGATGCAGGGATGAAAAAAACTGCATCTGATACTGTTACTCAAAAGGAAAAAGAGGCTTTGCTTGCGCACTTAAATCCTCAGCAAGGCCCAACTAAATTAACGTTGCAACGTAAAACGCATTCCACTTTGAATGTGTCAAGTGGCGGTGGAAAGAGTAAAGAAATTAAAGTAGAAGTCCGTAAAAAACGCACTTTTGTTAAACGTGACCCTGCTGAACTTGCCGCCGAGCAAGAAAAGGCTCGCCTTGAAGCTGAACAAAAAGCAAAACAAGAAGCGGAATTAAAAGCACGCAAAGAAGCTGAAGAAAAAGAAAAGCTAGCCGCACAAGAGGCGAAAAAGCGTGAAGAAGCAGAAGCTAAAAAACGCAGCCAGGAACAAAAGGCGAAAGTAGCACAAGAACAGCCAATTGATCCGAAAGTGAAAAAAGCACAAGAAGAAAAAGCACGTTTAGAAGCCGAAGCGAACGAAATCAAACGTAAAGCCGAGGAAGAAAATCGTCGTAAGCTCGAAGAAGAAGCTAAACGTATGGCTGAAGAAGCACGTAAATTAGCTGAGCAATATAGTGATGTTGAGGAAAGTGATAATGGTGATGAAGAAGATTATCATGTCACCACTTCTAAATATGCACGTGCGGCAGAAGATGATACTGATCGCGAAGTTGAAAGTGCTCGTGGCCGTGGTCGCAATACCAAGCAAACTAAACAGAAAAAAGGCAGTAAATTATCTGAAGGCAAAGCTGAGCGTGAAGAAGCTCGAGCGGTTACTCGTGGTAATAATAAAAAGAAAGGGAAAAGCACTTTACAACAAGGCTTTAATAAACCCGTTCAAGCTGTCAATCGTGATGTCATTATTGGTGAAACCATTACCGTTGCTGAACTTGCTAACAAAATGGCCGTAAAAGGTTCAGAAGTGATCAAAACTATGATGAAAATGGGTGCTATGGCAACTATCAATCAAGTTATTGATCAAGAAACCGCACAATTAGTTGCGGAAGAAATGGGACATAAAGTGGTTCTGCGTCGTGAAAATGAGCTTGAAGAATCATTGATGAGCGATCGTGATACAGGTGCTGAAAAAGTATCTCGTGCGCCGGTTGTGACAATTATGGGTCACGTTGACCATGGTAAGACCTCATTGCTTGACTATATCCGAAAAGCTAAAGTGGCATCTGGCGAAGCTGGTGGTATTACCCAGCACATTGGTGCTTATCATGTTAAAACAGCCAATGGCGAAATTACCTTTTTAGATACACCAGGCCATGCCGCATTTACTTCAATGCGTGCTCGTGGTGCAAAAGCAACCGATATTGTGGTATTAGTTGTCGCTGCTGACGATGGTGTGATGCCACAAACTATTGAGGCTATTCAACATGCGAAAGCTGCCAATGTACCTATCGTTGTTGCCGTAAACAAAATTGATAAGCCTGAAGCTGATCCCGAAAGAGTAAAAGGCGAACTTGCTCAATATGGCGTTATGTCTGAAGATTGGGGCGGCGATACGCAATTTGTCCATGTTTCGGCTAAAGCTGGAACAGGTATTGACCAGTTACTTGAAGCAATCTTATTGCAAGCCGAAGTTCTTGAGCTAACTGCATACGAATCGGGTATGGCAAGTGGTGTTGTAATCGAATCTTTCCTTGATAAAGGTCGTGGTTCTGTGGCAACGGTGCTTGTTCAATCCGGTACGTTACGCAAAGGTGATATTGTTCTTTGTGGATTTGAATATGGACGTATTCGTGCAATGCGTAATGAACTAGGTAAAGAAGTTACCGAAGCTGGACCATCTATTCCTGTTGAGATATTAGGTCTATCTGGTGTACCGTCTGCCGGTGATGAAGCAACTGTTGTTCGTGATGAGAAAAAAGCGCGTGAAGTTGCCCTTTATCGTCAAGGTAAATTCCGTGATGTTAAATTAGCTCGCCAACAAAAAGCGAAACTGGAAAACATGTTTACTAACATGACCGAAGGTGACGTTTCTGAGCTTAACATCGTACTTAAAGCCGACGTTCAAGGCTCAGTTGAAGCGATTTCTGATTCATTACTTAAACTTTCAACCGATGAAGTTAAAGTTAAAATTATTGGTTCAGGCGTAGGTGGGATCACCGAAACCGACGCATCACTTGCTGCTGCATCAAACGCCATTATTTTAGGATTTAACGTTCGTGCCGATGCATCAGCACGTAAAGTTGTTGAATCTGAAAACTTGGATCTTCGTTATTACTCTGTCATTTATGATTTGATTGACGAAGTGAAACAAGCAATGAGCGGTATGCTTGCACCAGAATACAAACAAGAAATTATTGGTCTTGCTGAAGTGCGTGATGTGTTTAAATCACCTAAATTTGGCGCGATTGCTGGTTGTATGGTAACTGAAGGTGTCGTTAAACGTCATAACCCTATTCGTGTATTACGTGACAACGTGGTTATCTATGAAGGCGAACTTGAGTCACTACGTCGCTTTAAAGATGATGTCAATGAAGTCCGTAATGGTATGGAATGTGGTATTGGGGTACGTAACTATAACGATGTTCGTGTTGGCGATACTATCGAAGTATTTGAAACTATCGAAATCAAGCGTACGATTTAA
- the truA gene encoding tRNA pseudouridine(38-40) synthase TruA codes for MTISKIALGIQYDGSHYFGWQRQQSVDSVQARLESALSVVANEPISVFCAGRTDAGVHATGQVIHFETQAQRSDSAWTMGVNSHLPANIAVRWALPVEASFHARFSATARRYRYVIYNHRYRPAILAKGISHYHLPLNENLMHQAAQYLLGENDFSSFRAAQCQSLTPWRNIHHIEVSRQGEYVIVDIKANAFVHHMVRNIVGSLLEVGVGNQPPQWIDDLLKAKDRTQAAATAKPEGLYLVQVDYPLEYQIPKCDLGPLFLQ; via the coding sequence ATGACTATCTCTAAAATTGCACTTGGTATACAGTACGACGGAAGTCACTATTTTGGTTGGCAACGCCAGCAGTCTGTAGATTCAGTTCAAGCAAGATTGGAGTCGGCTTTATCTGTTGTCGCTAATGAACCTATCTCGGTTTTTTGTGCTGGACGAACTGACGCCGGTGTTCATGCTACCGGGCAAGTTATTCACTTTGAAACACAAGCGCAGCGTTCAGATAGTGCATGGACAATGGGGGTAAATTCTCATTTACCCGCCAATATTGCAGTACGTTGGGCACTACCTGTTGAAGCAAGTTTTCATGCGCGTTTTAGTGCGACAGCCCGACGTTATCGGTATGTGATTTATAATCATCGTTACCGACCAGCGATTTTGGCTAAAGGTATATCGCATTACCATTTACCGTTGAATGAAAATTTAATGCATCAGGCGGCTCAATATTTACTGGGTGAAAATGATTTTTCATCGTTTAGAGCTGCTCAGTGTCAATCTTTAACACCTTGGCGTAATATTCATCATATCGAAGTTAGTCGACAAGGCGAATATGTAATTGTCGACATTAAAGCTAATGCTTTTGTGCATCATATGGTGCGAAATATCGTTGGTAGTTTGTTAGAAGTAGGGGTGGGTAATCAACCTCCACAATGGATTGATGATTTATTAAAAGCGAAAGATCGAACGCAAGCTGCTGCTACGGCTAAACCCGAAGGGTTGTATTTAGTACAAGTGGACTATCCACTAGAATATCAAATACCGAAATGTGATTTAGGACCGTTATTTTTACAGTAA
- the truB gene encoding tRNA pseudouridine(55) synthase TruB, translated as MKNIKNTRRDLHGVLLLDKSQGMTSNDALQKVKRLLNAKKAGHTGALDPLATGMLPICFGEATKFSQYLLDSDKRYKVIAKLGERTDTSDADGQIICTKPVLIDQAQIEQALTHFRGDILQVPTMFSALKYQGKPLYEYARQGIVIEREARPITIYENQFIEFDATTNQLTLEIHCSKGTYIRTIIDDLGELLGCGAHVIYLRRLQVSNYPLDKMVTLEALENIVDKDQLLLPVDSPLQDRPKITLNAAQGSDILLGRTIIIDNNTPVETLVRIYQDNHFIGAGIWQFNKLSPKRLISTS; from the coding sequence ATGAAAAATATAAAAAACACTCGCCGTGATCTTCACGGCGTTTTATTGTTAGACAAATCGCAAGGTATGACATCGAACGATGCTTTGCAAAAAGTGAAACGACTGTTGAATGCTAAAAAAGCCGGGCATACTGGTGCACTCGATCCTTTAGCAACTGGCATGTTGCCGATCTGTTTTGGTGAAGCAACTAAATTTTCTCAATATCTATTAGATTCAGATAAACGTTATAAAGTCATTGCTAAATTAGGTGAACGAACTGATACATCTGATGCTGACGGGCAGATTATTTGTACTAAACCGGTGTTAATCGATCAAGCACAAATCGAACAGGCGCTGACTCATTTTCGTGGTGATATTCTACAAGTTCCGACGATGTTTTCAGCTTTGAAGTATCAAGGTAAACCGCTTTATGAATATGCTCGCCAAGGCATTGTGATTGAACGTGAAGCAAGGCCTATTACGATTTATGAAAATCAATTTATTGAATTTGACGCAACGACTAACCAGTTAACGTTAGAAATACATTGCTCTAAAGGGACTTATATTCGAACGATTATTGATGATTTAGGTGAATTACTCGGCTGTGGTGCACATGTGATTTATTTAAGACGATTACAAGTTTCTAATTACCCTCTTGATAAAATGGTGACACTCGAGGCACTGGAAAATATAGTCGACAAAGATCAATTACTCTTGCCAGTTGATAGCCCATTGCAAGATCGCCCTAAGATTACATTAAACGCTGCGCAAGGTAGTGATATATTACTCGGCCGAACTATTATTATAGATAATAATACGCCAGTTGAAACATTGGTGAGGATTTATCAAGACAATCATTTTATTGGTGCCGGTATTTGGCAGTTCAATAAATTGTCTCCAAAACGGTTAATATCGACATCTTAG